The proteins below come from a single Arthrobacter crystallopoietes genomic window:
- a CDS encoding helix-turn-helix transcriptional regulator, which produces MGQTRLFGRDRELAQWRTLADTVASGRNTELTVSGPAGIGKTSLLDEICRDAQARDWKILRARGDARRQLPGAMLWQWFAPLAQRLPADAPPFDGQGALLHKFLTTTGVPAQSGALSYSASWVLRSRSQDRPVIAVVDDAQWLDELSLGALLDIGSLLIDVPVLLLRGVRTGPGAEHPEGIDTSALLEGERISDHDPHVPTSVPLHWQLEPLSQKAIENWILERQESHAQVNAARVQAASGGVPFFIHELLERDHPLAQPAEASLNEAAVLRGRLHRLGALDRNVLGAVVVLGVDASIARLKAMLDLRTAELNESLARLEEERFLASVKPRPAIQHALVAEALLADLGEEEVSSLHRSAAGVLMAEGAQPALIANYLLETLPDGDEDGARILLAAAAQARRQGAYALAAQLADRALQESTLPDRLRQELLIEATYAHQGAGDSQTAARLAEDALELTEGTVRRVELLVGHAEVLYDMNEVERASECFGKALKELENDPGDHGDLRRRVIALASGAGFQQLQIASQYSTELAGILNQDPSQDGPGDRLLLAQEALRLTISGTDAAHSGKLAVRGYAGGLILSENGAESSIINFLTGALNGAERDAEALELLDAAIAEARAKSSLMAHATLAYCRGSIHLNRGRLRLAQVDLEASMRAADAGWRTYIEVAAFVLASVYIARDDLEAADALLAKVPLEEKRVPLVQAMALQLHGTVLAAHGDHKSALEHFTAAMDLAVGLGPTLSAWTRSAVESAVRLGQREYAAAVAEEALEKVRAFGAPRLTGMTLRVAALAQPPETAVLMLREAIGLLEANEGRYDQALALADLAEICLAGEDAEMLSAHRQEALAAGRKALVLGNRIGAASVARRMTELLAAHDARLPLIAENKADRLTAAETRVCSLAAKGMTNRQIAAELFITIKAVEWHLSRSFSKLGISSRKALAGLVDTRE; this is translated from the coding sequence ATGGGGCAGACACGGTTATTCGGTCGGGACCGCGAACTTGCTCAGTGGCGGACCCTCGCGGACACTGTCGCGTCCGGACGCAACACGGAGCTGACGGTCAGCGGACCGGCGGGGATCGGCAAGACCTCGCTGCTGGACGAAATCTGCCGCGATGCCCAAGCCCGTGACTGGAAGATCCTGCGGGCCCGCGGGGATGCCCGGCGGCAGCTGCCCGGTGCCATGCTGTGGCAGTGGTTTGCCCCGCTTGCCCAGCGGCTGCCCGCGGACGCGCCGCCTTTTGACGGCCAGGGCGCGCTGCTGCACAAGTTCCTGACCACCACCGGCGTTCCGGCCCAGAGCGGCGCCCTGAGCTATTCGGCCTCGTGGGTGCTGCGCTCGCGGAGCCAGGACCGGCCCGTCATCGCCGTCGTCGATGATGCCCAGTGGCTCGACGAACTCTCCCTCGGTGCCCTTCTTGACATCGGCAGCCTGCTGATCGACGTTCCAGTGCTCCTGCTGCGAGGCGTCCGGACCGGACCCGGCGCCGAACATCCCGAAGGCATCGACACAAGCGCATTGCTGGAAGGGGAAAGGATTTCGGACCACGATCCTCACGTTCCCACCAGTGTCCCCCTGCATTGGCAGCTGGAGCCGCTGAGCCAGAAGGCCATTGAGAACTGGATTCTGGAGCGGCAGGAAAGCCACGCGCAGGTCAACGCGGCACGCGTCCAGGCCGCCAGCGGCGGAGTGCCGTTCTTCATCCATGAACTACTGGAGCGGGACCATCCGCTGGCCCAGCCCGCCGAAGCCTCGCTCAATGAGGCCGCCGTGCTGCGCGGCCGGCTGCACCGGCTCGGGGCGCTGGACCGAAACGTGCTCGGCGCCGTCGTCGTTCTCGGCGTGGACGCCAGCATTGCGCGGCTGAAGGCCATGCTGGACCTGCGGACCGCGGAATTGAACGAGTCGTTGGCCAGGCTGGAGGAAGAGCGGTTTCTGGCCTCGGTGAAGCCGCGGCCTGCCATCCAGCATGCACTCGTGGCGGAAGCCTTGCTGGCGGATCTGGGCGAGGAAGAGGTTTCATCCCTGCACCGTAGCGCGGCCGGCGTCCTGATGGCCGAAGGCGCACAGCCTGCCCTGATCGCCAACTATCTGCTGGAGACGTTGCCGGACGGTGACGAGGACGGCGCCCGGATCCTGCTGGCCGCTGCGGCGCAGGCAAGACGCCAGGGTGCCTACGCTCTCGCCGCCCAGCTGGCCGACCGGGCCCTGCAGGAGTCCACCCTGCCGGACCGCCTGCGGCAGGAGCTCCTGATCGAGGCCACCTACGCGCATCAGGGCGCAGGCGATTCGCAAACCGCAGCGCGGCTCGCCGAGGACGCGTTGGAACTGACCGAAGGAACGGTCCGCCGGGTGGAGCTGCTGGTCGGCCACGCGGAAGTGCTCTACGACATGAACGAGGTGGAACGAGCCTCGGAGTGCTTCGGCAAGGCGCTGAAGGAACTGGAAAACGACCCGGGTGACCATGGCGATTTACGACGGCGGGTGATTGCGCTGGCGTCGGGTGCTGGCTTCCAGCAACTGCAGATCGCCTCGCAGTATTCGACGGAGCTCGCCGGAATCCTCAACCAGGATCCGTCCCAGGACGGACCGGGGGACCGGTTGCTGCTGGCGCAAGAGGCTCTGCGCCTGACCATCAGCGGCACGGACGCTGCGCACAGCGGGAAGCTGGCGGTCCGGGGCTACGCCGGCGGGCTCATCCTGTCCGAAAACGGGGCAGAGTCCAGCATCATAAACTTCTTGACCGGCGCCCTCAACGGAGCCGAACGGGACGCGGAAGCCCTGGAGCTGCTGGACGCAGCCATTGCCGAAGCGCGGGCCAAATCGTCACTGATGGCGCACGCCACCCTGGCCTACTGCCGTGGGTCCATCCACCTGAACCGCGGCCGGCTGCGGTTGGCGCAGGTGGACTTGGAAGCCAGTATGCGCGCGGCGGACGCCGGCTGGCGCACCTACATTGAAGTGGCCGCGTTCGTGCTCGCCAGTGTTTACATCGCGCGCGATGACCTGGAGGCAGCGGATGCCCTGCTGGCCAAGGTCCCGCTGGAAGAAAAACGGGTTCCGCTGGTCCAAGCGATGGCGCTGCAGCTGCACGGGACCGTGCTGGCGGCGCACGGCGACCACAAGTCCGCGCTGGAACACTTTACGGCCGCAATGGACCTGGCCGTGGGGCTTGGACCCACCTTGAGTGCCTGGACCCGGAGTGCGGTGGAAAGCGCGGTCCGGCTGGGCCAGAGGGAGTACGCCGCGGCGGTGGCCGAAGAGGCACTGGAGAAGGTCCGTGCCTTCGGTGCGCCCCGGCTGACCGGCATGACGCTGCGGGTAGCGGCGCTCGCGCAGCCACCGGAAACCGCCGTGCTGATGCTCCGCGAGGCCATCGGCCTGCTGGAAGCGAACGAGGGGCGCTACGACCAGGCACTCGCGTTGGCGGATCTGGCCGAGATCTGCCTTGCGGGGGAGGACGCGGAAATGTTGTCAGCGCACCGGCAGGAGGCTTTGGCGGCAGGCCGCAAGGCCTTGGTGCTGGGCAACCGCATCGGCGCGGCCTCGGTGGCGCGGCGCATGACCGAACTGCTGGCCGCCCATGATGCGCGGCTGCCGCTGATCGCGGAGAACAAGGCGGACCGCCTGACGGCCGCGGAGACCCGCGTCTGCTCGCTGGCTGCCAAGGGCATGACCAACCGCCAGATCGCCGCGGAACTGTTCATCACCATCAAGGCCGTGGAGTGGCATCTGTCCCGGTCCTTCTCGAAGCTGGGCATCTCCTCGCGCAAGGCGCTCGCCGGCCTCGTCGACACCCGCGAATAA
- a CDS encoding fumarylacetoacetate hydrolase family protein: MRLGTVRRNGTTQAFRQENGATTFLPAKDVGELLLREDWRTLAGEAGQEPAAGDLDTPILRPGKILCAGLNYYAHAEEVGQDVPKHPTIFTKMHNALVGPSDDVQMPEASRKIDWEAELTIVIGKTIRKVDEAAAKDAILGYTVMNDVSVRDWQGRTSEWFQGKNWDRMTPVGPVVVTADEIDPEDGLAVECELDGVMKQSGTTSDLIFSCAKLVSYISEFMTLEPGDIIATGTPAGVGLARKPREWIPVGAELVTRIEGIGELRNKCVAEPAAG; the protein is encoded by the coding sequence ATGCGACTGGGTACAGTACGGCGGAACGGGACAACGCAGGCGTTCCGGCAGGAGAACGGTGCAACCACCTTCCTTCCGGCCAAGGATGTCGGCGAGCTCCTGCTGCGCGAAGACTGGCGCACCCTTGCCGGCGAAGCAGGGCAGGAACCGGCTGCGGGTGACCTGGACACGCCCATCCTGCGCCCCGGCAAGATCCTCTGCGCCGGGCTGAACTACTACGCACACGCCGAAGAAGTCGGGCAGGACGTGCCGAAGCACCCCACGATCTTCACCAAAATGCACAACGCGCTGGTCGGTCCCAGCGATGACGTGCAGATGCCCGAAGCCAGCCGCAAGATCGACTGGGAGGCCGAGCTGACCATCGTGATCGGCAAGACGATCCGCAAAGTGGACGAGGCCGCAGCCAAGGACGCCATCCTGGGCTACACCGTAATGAACGATGTCTCGGTGCGCGACTGGCAGGGCCGGACGTCCGAGTGGTTCCAGGGCAAGAACTGGGACCGGATGACGCCGGTGGGCCCCGTCGTCGTCACGGCGGACGAAATCGACCCGGAGGACGGCCTGGCCGTGGAGTGCGAGCTGGACGGCGTCATGAAACAGTCCGGCACGACGTCGGATCTGATCTTCTCCTGCGCCAAGCTGGTCTCCTACATCAGCGAGTTCATGACCTTGGAACCGGGCGACATCATCGCCACCGGCACCCCGGCCGGCGTCGGCCTGGCCCGCAAGCCCCGTGAGTGGATTCCGGTCGGCGCCGAACTCGTGACCCGGATCGAGGGAATCGGCGAGCTGCGCAACAAATGCGTCGCGGAGCCGGCGGCGGGTTAA